The genomic interval AGAGAATGGAGTAAGCAACGAGTTTTTTCAAATCTTCCTTTTGCTCTGGCCGACAGCTTAGTTCTATGGTGAACTTACTTCCTTTAGAGAGACATTTTTGCCCCACACGGTTGCTTTCATTTTTGCTTTTAGTTTTTGCGGTTGATGGAGCAGCAAAAAACCAGAGATATCCCACGCAAGCCCGATATTGCGGATCCGTCCACCAATCTTCGGTTTCACTGCGGTTGACTATCAGTTTTTTTTTCCTGAATCTGACAGGAGATTGCCCCGTATCCGTTGAACCTAATAATTTAGCAACGTTCTCTTGGCTCATTCCACAGGCCTGCATCCACCAGCGGATTTGTCCACGGATTGAGGTCTCCCGCAGCTCCGCAGCATTGCTGACTGAAGTGTTTGAGCTGACACCGCCTCCGAAGCAGGGAGTGATGAATTCAGCTGATAATTCAACTTTGATTCTCGGCATGTTTATCCTTTAGTTGATAAAATGGTCATGTTTATCTAATTAAATATAGGACAAAAGTTTTATAGTTTGTTATCCCTCCGAGATTGCATACAATATCCGGTTGCGTTATACAAGGATGGTTTTAAAATAATATAAGTATTTGGAGGGGAAATTATGGCAAAGAAAACAAAGTTTTGGAAGTATTTGATTAATGAAAGTGAATTAGTAGGAATTTTATTGATTGTTTTTGTTCCAGTGTCCTTTTTACTTTCCAACTGGGATAGTTTCGAATTTAATAAAAATTTTCTAACTCAGACATGGAACATTTTTGAACCTATAGTAGGGTCTATTACTTTAGGCGTAGCTATTGTTTTGTATGTGGCAAATTTGAGAGAAGCGTGGGAGGAAGACTTACCAAAGTTGCTTACTGCGGAGTTTCGCTGTAACGATGATGGAAGCCTGATCATGAGGGCAGACAATGTTCCATTTGCTGAAGAGAGCGATATCCGAGCTTGGGGGCAGCAGCTTGGAGCTCAGATGAGTGGAGCCAACAGAGGATTAAAATATTTTAGAATTGAAACAAGTGAACGGATTAGTGAGTCCGGTGACTATAAGGAATACAAAATAGTATTTTTCCTGCGAGAAATTCCCGAAGAGGTCCGTGCGCATTATGATAATGGAGAGTTCGTCAATATCCGTGATAAGGATGGTAAGCTTGACCTTTTTATTGAGGAAAGGTGTTAATGCTAACAATGTTCGAGTGATTTCTATTTTGAATAGTGCTTTTTGTAATTGACTAAAATTCTTGATAAAATTGTTGTTTCTGATTATATTTATAAAAAAGGCTGGCGCAAGTTAGTTAATTCAATGGGTTGGAGCCCATTTTAGGCCGTTTTTGAGGTGTAAAAAAGTCGAAAAAGAGTCCAAAATAAATCGCCAGCGTATTTGCCCTTCTTAGACCGCATGGTTAAAGGGCTCCCAGAGGGTGCTGTATAAATGGGCTCCGCCAATTGAGGCATTAAGACCTGAGTAACATCCGCACTGGAGCGGTTCGCTATTGTATAAATGGGCTCCGCCAATTGCGGCATTAAGACGTGCTACTTGTATAAACTGGTACAGACGTAAAACGACCAGTATAAATGGGCTCCGCCAATTGAGGCATTAAGACTTTCATTGTTACCTTTTGAGCAAATGAGCGAGTTGGTATAAATGGGCTCCGCCAATTGAGGCATTAAGACTCTTGTGCCTTATCCATCCTTATCCATTCAAGAGCATTTTTGTATAAATGGGCTCCGCCAATTGAGGCATTTGAAACAAGCTTTGCTTAATTGCGAAGCTTGTTTTTTTTATTTTGTAAGGCTCTGCATCTATTGCGAAATGGTGTTAGAGGTCGTATAGTTTGCGTCTTCTGATAATTTTTATTTGTATAAGGAAATTTAGCATGCATATTCCGGTTCGCCAGTTTCGTTTTTCCTTTGTTTTAACCCGCTCGGTACAATGCTCTGTTTATCATGGCAGTGCAGTCCGCGGATTGATTCTGGCAGCCGTCTTTGGCGATTATGCTACGCCTAAAAGTAATGCACATAATTTACCTGTGGGCATGGTTCCTGTTGTTTGCGAGTTCGGAAGAATGAAGATGGCGGCAGGGGAGGTTTATACCTTTGGCATTAATTGCGTCGGGGATAGTGCTGATGAATTAGCAGAAAATATGGTTGAGTTGGCAGAAAGATTTACAGAAATAGGGCAACGCAGTCTTGATTCTTGGGAAGAAAATCCTCCTGTTTTTGGTGGTAATTTTCATGATCTGAAAATGACAGAATTGCCTGTTGCCTCTGCTTATAATGAGGATGGAGATTTGCAGTGCGGGATACATGAGGGGGAGGTTACAGTTCAATTTGTGTCTCCGCTGAAAATGCGTAGCCCTGATGAATTTAGTGAGCGATTTCCCCTGCAAGGAAATCGCTGTTTTGTTGTGAAGCATTTTTTCAAACAGCTTTGGAGTCATGTTAACAAAGTTTCTCCACTCAAACCATTATCAGAGATGGCAGATTTAGATGGTGTGGAGATATTGGATAAACAATTTGTGCAGATTGAGACTCCTTTGCGGGGTAATCACAGTGTTCCGGTAAATAAGCATAAGCGTAAAACAATTGAAGGCGTGCAAGGGCATGTTGCTTTCGCCAATGTACCTGAAGAATGGCGTGTTTTGCTGTGGTACGGGCAATATGTTCATGTGGGCGGCAATAAGGCTTATGGATGTGGGCGTTATGTGTTGCGAGGGGCTGAGGACCATACCTTTGCATGCCGTGGAGTTTTATAAATAGGATTTTCCGTCTGCTAGGAGGGGAGGATCATGGGGAAAAAAAATGAATTTTATAAATATTTCAAAAAAGAAAGTAGGTTGGTTGGTGTGCTGTTGCTTTTTTTTATTCCATTTTCTCTTTTGCTGTCTGACTGGGAAAATTTTGATTTGAGCAAGGAATTTCTGACTAAAAATTGGAATATATTTGAACCTATAGTGGGAATATTGACCTTGATTGTAGCTTTGGCCTTGTTTGTGGTTAATAAGCGTAAATCGTGGGAAGACAGCTTGCCAAAGGTTCTGACTGCCGAATTTGTGTATGCAAAGGATGGTAGTTTGCTTATGAAAGCTGAACGTTTTCCTGTTGCCAGTGAAGGTGATCTACGGGCGTGGGGACAGCAGCTTGGAGCACAGATTTTGTTTGGTGAGCGTTCGTTTCAATATTTTAAGCTCCGCACAAGCAGTAGTGTTAATGATGACGGACTTTCGAAGGATTACGTAGTCATTTTCTATTTGGAGGATATTCCAAGATTGCTCAAACCCGTGCATGAAGTAAATGAATGGGTATTGCTGAAGGAAGATGGAAATGGAAAGGTTTGCAGGACACGTCTTTCTTTCAATTCTTCATCTGATGAAGGGAAGCCGTTTGAGCGTTTTATAGAGGAGAGGCCGAAAGGGGAAGTCTTTAAAAATCAAAAAATATTTGTAAAAGAGGGAAATTTGATTTCCTGATCATTTGTGAAGATTTGTTCTATTTGCATGGATTTGAACTCTAAAAAAGTAAATCAAATTATTTAACATTTACTAAAAGATAGGATTGAACCACAGCCACAAAAAGGATATATCAAAAATAACAACACCCCATCTGATCACATAAAAACATCAGGAATTAAGATGGATAACTACGATAAAGATATTGAAATTATTCGTATGGAACTAAATACGATTGATGAATCCATTAAATCGAAACGTGGTACTTTAAAA from Desulfovibrio gilichinskyi carries:
- the cas6 gene encoding CRISPR system precrRNA processing endoribonuclease RAMP protein Cas6, whose amino-acid sequence is MHIPVRQFRFSFVLTRSVQCSVYHGSAVRGLILAAVFGDYATPKSNAHNLPVGMVPVVCEFGRMKMAAGEVYTFGINCVGDSADELAENMVELAERFTEIGQRSLDSWEENPPVFGGNFHDLKMTELPVASAYNEDGDLQCGIHEGEVTVQFVSPLKMRSPDEFSERFPLQGNRCFVVKHFFKQLWSHVNKVSPLKPLSEMADLDGVEILDKQFVQIETPLRGNHSVPVNKHKRKTIEGVQGHVAFANVPEEWRVLLWYGQYVHVGGNKAYGCGRYVLRGAEDHTFACRGVL